One genomic segment of Candidatus Dadabacteria bacterium includes these proteins:
- a CDS encoding AMP-binding protein: protein MELIQRAGSFAERTAVEDWTGNFTYTDLLRVSRFGALNLLGGQRDLEEKRVAFIVPPGFGYVALKLGVWMAGGVSVPLGMAHSPREIEYVIGDSGADTVIFHPDLGYKLEGISFGAGVGLRELEDVLRPADGEPPLIREERRAMIIYTSGTTSRPKGVVSTHLNIKAQINSMAGAWEWSPEDSILNVLPLHHLHGILNVVLCSLWSGARCVMMDGFSPRDVWEGFEKKDLTLFMGVPTIYSKLIDFWENSTAQKKKQMSDCTRKLRLMVCGSAALPVSVLEKWKEISGHVLLERYGMTEIGMALSNPYRGERLPGRVGFAMPGVEVGIFDARDGQLREGGQGEIRVRGENVFLEYWGKPRETENAFCDGWFKTGDIAFLEQGGSYRILGRESVDIIKSGGYKISALEIEEVLREHPLVEECAVVGISDPSWGERVGAALVLREGFSIELEELRDWASCGLARYKLPTRLLLLSSLPRNSMGKVTKNAIKQSFENSL, encoded by the coding sequence ATCGAGCTTATACAGAGGGCAGGCAGTTTCGCGGAGAGAACCGCGGTTGAGGACTGGACGGGAAATTTCACTTACACAGATTTGCTGCGCGTCTCCCGTTTCGGGGCGCTTAACCTTCTCGGCGGCCAAAGAGATCTTGAGGAGAAGAGGGTGGCCTTTATCGTTCCCCCTGGATTCGGGTATGTCGCCCTCAAGCTCGGCGTGTGGATGGCGGGAGGTGTCTCCGTTCCCTTGGGGATGGCACATTCGCCAAGAGAGATAGAATACGTCATAGGGGACTCCGGAGCCGATACGGTGATCTTTCACCCGGATCTTGGGTACAAGCTCGAGGGGATTTCTTTTGGCGCCGGAGTGGGGTTACGAGAACTCGAGGATGTCCTGCGGCCGGCAGACGGAGAACCCCCGCTCATCCGCGAGGAAAGAAGGGCGATGATCATATACACGAGTGGCACAACCTCTAGGCCGAAAGGGGTCGTCTCAACGCATCTTAACATAAAGGCCCAGATAAACAGCATGGCGGGGGCGTGGGAGTGGAGCCCTGAGGATTCCATACTCAACGTCCTACCCCTCCATCACCTCCACGGCATACTGAATGTTGTTCTCTGCTCCCTGTGGTCGGGTGCCAGGTGCGTAATGATGGACGGATTTTCCCCGCGGGATGTATGGGAGGGGTTCGAGAAAAAAGACCTGACCCTTTTTATGGGAGTTCCGACGATCTATTCCAAGCTGATAGATTTCTGGGAGAATTCAACTGCCCAGAAGAAAAAACAGATGAGCGACTGCACGCGGAAATTGCGCCTCATGGTCTGCGGTTCCGCAGCTCTTCCCGTGTCCGTTCTTGAGAAATGGAAGGAAATAAGCGGTCATGTGCTCCTTGAGAGGTACGGGATGACCGAAATAGGTATGGCTCTTTCGAATCCCTACAGGGGCGAGAGGCTTCCGGGGCGCGTGGGGTTTGCGATGCCGGGAGTCGAGGTGGGTATTTTCGACGCGCGGGACGGCCAGCTGCGGGAAGGAGGTCAAGGGGAAATCAGGGTGAGGGGAGAAAACGTGTTTCTTGAGTACTGGGGAAAGCCGCGGGAGACCGAAAATGCCTTTTGTGATGGATGGTTCAAAACGGGAGATATTGCGTTTTTGGAGCAAGGAGGTTCCTACCGGATACTCGGGCGGGAGTCGGTGGACATAATAAAGTCAGGCGGATACAAGATATCTGCTCTCGAGATAGAAGAAGTGCTCCGGGAGCATCCGCTTGTTGAGGAATGCGCCGTGGTCGGGATTTCCGACCCTAGCTGGGGAGAGAGGGTGGGGGCCGCGCTTGTTTTAAGGGAGGGCTTCTCGATAGAGCTTGAAGAGCTTCGCGACTGGGCTTCCTGCGGGCTTGCCCGGTACAAGCTTCCGACCCGTCTTCTGCTTCTTTCCTCACTTCCGAGAAACTCCATGGGCAAGGTTACCAAAAACGCAATTAAGCAGTCTTTTGAAAATAGTTTATAA
- the def gene encoding peptide deformylase, translated as MAQQREITELGNPVLRQKAESVENISDTDIQELIDDLIITAAEASGVGIAAPQVSESLRIFIIAGTASPRYPDVPETETRVIINPEIVSVSDELEKGWEGCLSIPGLRALVPRHKYIQATYRDRNNNLVEESFSDFAARVFQHEYDHINGVVFLDRVESSLEIITENEYMKLVAESDSEEEE; from the coding sequence ATGGCGCAGCAACGTGAAATCACTGAACTTGGAAACCCCGTGCTCAGGCAGAAAGCCGAAAGCGTCGAAAACATAAGCGACACGGATATTCAGGAACTGATTGACGACCTGATTATCACAGCCGCCGAAGCAAGCGGCGTCGGAATCGCCGCTCCCCAAGTATCCGAGTCCCTGCGAATTTTCATAATCGCCGGAACTGCGAGCCCACGCTACCCCGATGTCCCCGAAACAGAGACCAGGGTGATAATTAACCCGGAAATAGTTTCGGTGTCCGACGAGTTGGAAAAAGGCTGGGAAGGATGCCTCAGCATTCCGGGACTCCGGGCGCTTGTGCCGAGACACAAGTACATCCAAGCGACATACAGGGACAGGAACAACAATCTCGTCGAAGAGAGCTTTTCGGACTTTGCGGCGAGAGTGTTCCAGCACGAATACGACCACATAAACGGAGTGGTATTTCTCGACAGGGTCGAAAGTTCGCTGGAGATAATCACAGAAAACGAATACATGAAACTTGTTGCCGAGTCTGATTCCGAAGAGGAAGAATGA
- a CDS encoding amino acid ABC transporter substrate-binding protein, whose translation MEKNKLQRTFGLLMTLVVVSMVATALTSCDTNDEDFNLNTFPVFKMGMLLSKTGEPEIGHNYEPGVRLAVKEIQEAGVNVILAERDSACSLDTAEKSFSQLMDEGVHGIIGAGCSAVSFGLLDEINKYEMVMISPVSSSPVLTTEPTSGNGFFFRSKPSDAFRAVVIAKVIDEDGGGDNIAVIHIDDAYGNALKDALIETVGDSSKITQISYSPEATASEYAEVARQASSSNPDAIVIVPLGAERTDVIAALISADTEPSQTRIYLAGAAPANLDTNVRNLLGIPGDEVQVEGVKGITTFFPENADFARRIMEFAPEIGCPSCPRHAYDATVIMVLAALSTRTVEPSEYVNETSDVTRGGEKCQSFSECLDLVVEGKDIDYDGVSGTIELDDAGDPTEGIYEISRYDAEGIPVKVGSISVP comes from the coding sequence ATGGAAAAAAACAAGCTACAAAGAACTTTCGGGTTGCTCATGACATTGGTTGTCGTAAGCATGGTCGCCACTGCTTTGACAAGTTGCGACACGAATGACGAAGACTTCAACCTCAACACCTTCCCTGTTTTTAAAATGGGAATGCTGCTTTCTAAAACAGGAGAGCCTGAGATAGGACACAACTACGAACCGGGGGTCAGGCTGGCGGTTAAGGAGATACAGGAAGCGGGAGTGAACGTAATTCTTGCGGAGAGAGACAGCGCATGCAGTCTGGACACTGCGGAAAAATCCTTCAGTCAGCTTATGGATGAAGGCGTACATGGCATTATCGGAGCCGGGTGTTCGGCCGTTTCCTTCGGACTCCTTGACGAGATAAACAAATATGAAATGGTAATGATCTCTCCGGTGAGCTCTTCTCCCGTTCTGACTACAGAACCGACCTCAGGTAACGGGTTTTTCTTCAGATCAAAGCCCTCCGATGCGTTTAGGGCCGTAGTTATCGCCAAAGTTATAGACGAAGACGGAGGGGGCGATAACATCGCCGTAATCCATATAGACGATGCCTACGGCAACGCTCTTAAAGATGCTTTAATAGAAACGGTAGGAGACAGTTCCAAGATCACGCAGATTTCCTATTCCCCGGAGGCTACCGCTTCTGAGTACGCAGAAGTTGCCCGGCAAGCCAGTTCCTCAAACCCCGACGCCATAGTAATTGTTCCCTTAGGAGCGGAGCGCACGGACGTTATAGCGGCGTTGATTTCCGCAGACACGGAACCATCTCAGACAAGAATATATCTTGCCGGTGCCGCGCCGGCTAACCTTGATACAAACGTAAGAAATCTTCTGGGAATACCCGGCGATGAAGTTCAGGTGGAGGGAGTAAAAGGTATTACTACTTTTTTTCCGGAAAATGCGGATTTTGCCCGCCGTATAATGGAATTTGCCCCGGAGATAGGATGTCCTTCCTGCCCGCGACATGCTTATGATGCCACCGTTATCATGGTTCTTGCCGCTTTGAGTACACGGACTGTGGAGCCATCAGAATACGTAAATGAGACAAGCGATGTGACGAGGGGCGGTGAGAAGTGCCAGAGCTTCTCAGAGTGTCTCGACCTGGTTGTTGAAGGTAAGGATATAGACTATGACGGAGTATCCGGCACCATCGAACTTGATGATGCTGGCGATCCTACGGAAGGAATTTACGAGATCAGCAGGTACGATGCAGAGGGCATCCCGGTAAAAGTGGGAAGCATCTCTGTTCCTTAA
- a CDS encoding shikimate dehydrogenase: MEIRATTRIYGIFGHPVSQSLSPAMHNAAFRHLGLDCVYLAFDVDPRNVAQAVKSIRALGLCGINVTIPHKQSVMEGLDEIAPEASMVGAVNTIVNENGRLKGYNTDISGVLRALESELEFSPRGKNVFIVGAGGASRAVIVAMCTGRARGVVVVNRTYLKAQELLEEFSPHFSDIGFSAAPLDDSGRVSELMEQADIVINCSSAGMGDIEPLSLPLDLLSQNCVVYDLVYKPPVTGLVRDSRALGLRAESGLGMLLYQGVDAFEIWTGEDAPVEVMRDALSVSG; encoded by the coding sequence TTGGAAATAAGAGCCACGACACGGATATACGGCATTTTCGGCCATCCGGTATCCCAGAGCCTGTCTCCCGCCATGCATAACGCGGCGTTCAGGCATCTGGGACTTGACTGCGTCTATCTGGCCTTCGATGTGGATCCCCGAAACGTAGCTCAGGCCGTAAAATCAATAAGAGCCCTTGGTCTTTGCGGAATTAACGTCACTATCCCGCACAAGCAGTCCGTCATGGAGGGCCTGGATGAGATCGCTCCCGAAGCATCCATGGTCGGAGCTGTAAACACCATAGTTAACGAAAACGGAAGGCTCAAGGGCTATAATACGGACATCTCCGGGGTGTTGAGGGCGCTTGAATCCGAGCTTGAATTCTCCCCGAGGGGCAAGAATGTTTTTATCGTGGGAGCGGGCGGAGCTTCAAGGGCCGTCATAGTGGCGATGTGTACAGGCCGCGCCCGAGGCGTCGTGGTTGTGAACAGAACCTATTTGAAAGCTCAGGAACTCTTGGAGGAATTTTCTCCCCACTTTAGCGACATCGGATTCTCCGCAGCACCGCTTGACGACTCGGGTCGGGTTTCGGAACTGATGGAGCAGGCGGATATAGTGATTAACTGCTCGTCTGCCGGAATGGGCGATATCGAACCGCTTTCCCTTCCGCTTGATCTGCTTAGCCAAAACTGCGTGGTCTACGACCTTGTCTATAAGCCTCCCGTTACTGGGCTTGTAAGGGACTCAAGAGCCCTCGGGTTAAGGGCGGAATCCGGACTCGGCATGCTACTTTACCAGGGGGTTGACGCTTTTGAGATCTGGACTGGCGAAGACGCCCCGGTGGAAGTGATGAGAGATGCCCTTTCAGTTTCCGGGTGA
- a CDS encoding bifunctional riboflavin kinase/FAD synthetase yields MEIIIDPKQPLDFQTSAGIGNFDGIHLGHKKIIDAVKQRSRENSMRSCVITFDPHPQKVLGRKEVSLIFPLSRRFEMLESTGIDAVVCLNFTHELSEVSAENFVKDILLDRLRIKNIVVGPGFSFGHKRQGNVDLLRSMGETHGFNTVVAEAARVNDWVVSSSAIRSLVRDGEISEANRFFGYDYYIEGVVVEGERRGRKLGFPTVNLDTEWEILPKPGVYATYVKLSDGSHESITNIGVRPTFEESKLTVETHIFDFNEDLYGKKFRVNFVERLRDEKRFENVDKLVEQINHDIAAVHRILRGHPKDERIWK; encoded by the coding sequence ATGGAAATTATCATTGATCCCAAACAGCCTCTGGATTTCCAGACCTCAGCGGGCATTGGAAATTTTGACGGGATTCATCTCGGACACAAAAAAATAATAGACGCCGTGAAACAGCGCTCGCGGGAAAATTCCATGCGTTCCTGCGTAATCACCTTCGATCCCCATCCGCAGAAAGTTCTCGGCAGAAAGGAGGTTTCCCTTATCTTCCCTTTAAGCCGGAGATTCGAGATGCTTGAGTCCACGGGAATTGATGCGGTTGTCTGTCTTAACTTCACCCATGAACTTTCAGAGGTAAGCGCGGAGAATTTCGTAAAAGACATTCTTCTTGACCGCCTGAGGATAAAGAACATAGTTGTGGGTCCCGGATTCTCTTTCGGACACAAAAGACAAGGAAACGTCGATCTTCTGCGGTCAATGGGAGAAACGCATGGATTCAACACTGTGGTTGCCGAAGCGGCGCGGGTAAATGATTGGGTGGTGAGTAGTAGCGCTATAAGAAGCCTTGTAAGAGACGGGGAAATCAGCGAGGCAAACCGGTTTTTCGGTTACGATTACTACATAGAGGGTGTCGTTGTGGAAGGAGAAAGAAGAGGCAGGAAACTGGGTTTTCCCACAGTTAACCTTGATACCGAATGGGAGATTCTTCCCAAACCGGGAGTCTACGCTACCTACGTCAAACTTTCCGACGGCTCCCACGAAAGTATTACCAATATAGGGGTCCGCCCGACATTCGAAGAGAGCAAGCTTACGGTTGAGACCCATATCTTTGATTTCAATGAGGATCTTTACGGAAAGAAATTCAGAGTTAATTTTGTCGAGAGGCTAAGAGACGAGAAGCGTTTTGAAAATGTGGATAAGCTTGTAGAGCAGATAAATCACGATATCGCGGCGGTTCACCGAATTCTCCGCGGCCACCCAAAGGACGAGCGGATTTGGAAATAA